The genomic segment TGCCCAGGTGCAGTATGGGTCTCAGCAGCCTGCCCAGGTGCAGTATGGGTCTCAGCAGCCTGCCCAGGTGCAGTATGGGTCTCAGCAGCCTGCCCAGGTGCAGTATGGGTCTCAGCAGCCTGCCCAGGTGCAGTATGGGTCTCAGTAGCCTGCCCAGGTGCAGTATGGGTCTCAGCAGCCTGCCCAGGTGCAGTATGATCTCAGCAGCCTGCCCAGGTGCAGTATGGGTCTCAGCAGCCTGCCCAGGTGCAGTATGGGTCTCAGCAGCCTGCCCAGGTACAGTATGGGTCTCAGCAGCCTGCCCAGGTGCAGTATGGGTCTCATCAGCCTGCCCAGGTGCAGTATGGGTCTCAGCCATAGAAACAGAAGCAGCGTTGGAGACACTGAGGTATAATGAGAGCTAGAGACTGCATCCATATCTCTGACTGTTTAAGGTAATCTACTGACATTCTTCATGACCAGGTTTTATCCGGTTTATACAGACCAACATCACATGTGCACTAACACTCAATGTGCAAAGGGAGTagtgatgacgtcatccccaaaCAGCAGACATTGGATGAATATTAACATGTTAATGGACTTGTTTGATATTGcaggtgactgctgactgactgatctacaaatcactttgcatcataaataacgactcattatttgtagatcagtcagtcacaattgaCCTATGATACATCACGTTGATGCTCTCCAACAGGACAACTGTCTTCAACTGTGAGCACTGGGGGAAAATTAATTCAAATAATGAAATGGCTGTTTTGTGCACAAAGCTTATGACTAAAGTGTCTTATTAGGAATTTTCTAATCTGACTTTTTTTTCTGGGCCGGGTGtcagttaaactgcagtaccGAAGCAAAACTGTAGGAGAAGTTGAAACCATGCTCAAGACCAGAACCCTGGTCCCTTTGGCTGGAGAACATCAAATCCATGATGCATTGTGGGTAAATGGTGACTGACTTTTCTACAAATAATAATCAGTCATTAATTATGATCCAAGGTCGAACAAGCCTATTTTCTCTAGAAAGGGCGGTCTGGTAAACTCATGGATCGGTAGGGCGACACAACTGAGGTATAAAGAACGGCGCGACACTCATTTTCTGTGGATTCGGCGCCATCTTCTGGACACCAAAATCATTAGTGGGTCTGCAATCATCTAGTCTGGTCTGATGTTGTTTCCGGTTTGTGCCTGCACGCCGATTTTGTGATCAACGGTGGAGCTACGTTTTGTGTTTTCCAAATAAACCCGGCGGATTTGAACGAGTCTTTTGTTGTCACCATGTCGACTGCCCTCGAGAGCTACATCAACCGTATCCTTTGAACTAAAGTCATCCTGGTACAGTCACCGAATGGGACTTTTGCTGATGAATCGCGTGATTATTGATGCGTGGGTGCTTTGGCCTGCTAGATTGAGCTTTGCTAGCAATAGCATCGCATATGGCTTTTTAGTAGAATGACATGTAACTGTGCGCTAGTTAGATAAAATATAATACAAATGATTTTGGAAGCCAAACATGGGTACATGTTcatccaaatgtgttatttaagcaataaggcccgaggaggtgtggtatatggccaatataccacggctatgggCTGATCTTTAGCACAACTCAAAGCTAAGTGCCtgaatacagcccttagctgtggtatattggcaatatgccttattgctattataaactgtttacaaatgtaattagaacagtaaacatacatgttttgtcaaacctgtggtatactgtctgatatacaacggctttcagccaatcagcattcagggcttgaaccaccaaGTTTATAATAGTAAGCTAACTATGGATTTGTCGTGCAAGCTCAACAGTATTGCTGCATGTGCAGCTTCTCATGAAATAGCAGCTTGGTCTCATGCCTCGATtggggcgtcaggtagcctagtggttagcgcgtcaggtagcctagtggttagagcgtcaggtagcctagtggttagagcgtcaggtagcctagtggttagagcgtcaggtagcctagtggttagagcgtcaggtagcctagtggttagagcgtcaggtagcctagtggttagagcgtcaggtagcctagtggttagagcgtcaggtagcctagtggttagagcgtcaggtagcctagtggttagagcgtcaggtagcctagtggttagagcgtcaggtagcctagtggttagagcgtcaggtagcctagtggttagagtgttggacttgaaaggttgcaagatcgaatccccgagctgacaaggttcaaatctgtcgttctgcccctgaacaaggcagttaacccactgttcctaggccttctgaaaataagaatttgtgcttaactgacttgcccagttcaataaagataaaataaaatgctcaatgggtgacatgtctgagaaTGTAGGCCGtttttagcttccaggaattgtgtacagggcCTTgtaacatggggccgtgcattatcatgctaaaacagATGAATGGCACGCCGATGGGCCTCAGGAttttgtcacggtatctctatgcattcaaattgccatcgataaaatgcagttgtgttcgttggccgtagcttatgcctgcccataccataaccccaccgccaccatggggggccctggttcacaacgttgacatcagcaaacctttCACTGACACAACGCAATACACACGGTCTGTGTTtagaagtactgccaaattctctaaaacgacattatggtagagaaatgaacattaaattatctggcaacagccctgttggacattcctgcagtcagcatgccaattgcacactccctcaacttgagaaatctgtggcattgttgtgacaaaattgcacattttggtGACCTTTTAGGGGCACCcgtgtaatgatcgtgctgtttaatcagcttcttgatatgcctatCCTGTacagtggatggattatcttgacaaaagagacattctcactaacagggatgtaaacaaatttgtgcaaaacatttgagggaaataagctttttgtgtgtatgggaaatttctgggatcttttatttcagctcgtaaaacatgggaccaacactttacatgttgcgtttttgtTCAGCGTATGTACCACTGCAACGCAATGTTGCAAGGCAAGCGCAGCGGTTCTTTGGAAATGAATGCACCAAAACGCATTGACGCTGTCGGTCTGATCGAGTTGATAGACTAAACGTAATATAGTAAACGTAAATCCTGGGCACTCAAATGAGTATATATGTTACGTttagtatggttacataagagagAGCGTTACTCAATAAGTAGAAAGTAAAGCAGGGTGGTTGGGCGTGTAACACCAACGTCTAGCAACACAAAAGCTGTaagaatctcatcacggacaacttaaatgttttagcaactttgcaactacttccTATTTGTTTAGCTAAtttgcatgttagctaaccttaaccccaagcctagctaatgttagccacaacaaattggaattagTATTGTATcatacttttttaaatgttaatttgacctttatttaactaggcaagtcagttaagagcaaattcttattttcaatgactgcctaggaaaagtgggttaactaaTGTTTGGGGGCAGAACGATggatttgaaccttgtcagctcggggattcgatcttgcaaccttttggttactagtccaacgctctaaccactaggctacctgcctctcaccactaggctacctgcctctcaccactaggctacctgcctctcaccactaggctacctgcctctcaccactaggctacctgcctctcaccactaggctacctgccgctcaccactaggctacctgcctctcaccactaggctacctgcctctcaccactaggctacctgcctctcaccactaggctacctgcctctcaccactaggctacctgcctctcaccactaggctacctgccacccatggATGGATGAAGGACATCCACAagtgaatacataccatacgaaatgtaacTTATACAAATGATGAGTGTCACGGatctacatttactatgttacgtctacctctgagaccaggttggaaaTAGTGTCCCAAATGTTTTCCTTAGCTGCTGTGTTTCAGGTACAGTGGCCATCGTTACATCTGACGGACGGATGATAGTGGTATGTCTCTAGCTACTTCACTGCCGTACTTGGCTCCAGATCTGTGCGTCTGAAGGGTTTTGACTGGACCATAAACCTGattttgtgtgtgtactgtcttgaTTGGACCGTTGAtttcactgtgtgtgtactgttttgATTGGACTGTTGATCTGTGTGTACTGTCTTGATTGGACTGTTGATCTGTGTGTACTGTCTTGATTGGACTGTTGATCTGTGTGTACTGTCTTGATTGGACTGTTGATCTGTGTGTACTGTCTTGATTGGACTGTTGATCTGTGTGTACTGTCTTGATTGGACTGTTGATCTGTGTGTACTGTCTTGATTGGACTGTTGATCTGTGTGTACTGTCTTGATTGGACTGTTGATCTGTGTGTACTGTCTTGATTGGACTGTTGATCTGTGTGTACTGTCTTGATTGGACTGTTGATCTGTGTGTACTGTCTTGATTGGACTGTTGATCTGTGTGTACTGTCTTGATTGGACTGTTGATCTGTGTGTACTGTCTTGATTGGACTGTTGATCTGTGTGTACTGTCTTGATTGGACTGTTGATCTGTGTGTACTGTCTTGATTGGACTGTTGATCTGCGTGGACTGTTTTGATTGGACTGTTGAACTGACTGTGTATGTTCAGGGCACCCTGAAGGGCTTTGACCAGACCATCAACCTGATTCTGGATGAGAGTCATGAGCGTGTGTTCAGTTCCTCTCAGGGTGTGGAGCAGGTGGTCCTGGGACTATACATCGTCAGAGGAGACAACGTGTAAGTATCATGTCGACCTCTGGCGGAACTCTCACCTTTCACCCAAACGACCCCTTAtgacctctccctctcactgCGCCAGAGGGGGGTCAGACTTCAACACACAGTAGTACACCCAGGCCCAACAGTAGTACACCCAGgcccaacagtagtgcacccaggcccaacagtagtgcacccaggcccaacagtagtgcacccaggcccaacagtagtgcacccaggcccaacagtagtgcacccagGCCCAACAGTAGTACACCCAGGCCCAACAGTAGTACACCCAGGCCCAACAGTAGTACACGCAGGCCCAACAGTAGTACACGCAGgcccaacagtagtgcacccagGCCCAACAGTAGTACACCCAGGCCCAACAGTAGTACACCCAGGCCCAACAGTAGTACACCCAGGCCCAACAGTAGTACACCCAGGCCCAACAGTAGTACACCCAGGCCCAACAGTAGTACACCCAGGCCCAACTGCTCTCCTCTATTTTGCAGAGCTGTGATTGGGGAGATTGACGAGGACACAGATTCTTCGCTGGACCTGGGGAACATCCGCGCTGAACCCCTTAACTCTATAGTCCACTGACCTCTCACCCTGACCCCCCAACTCAGATGTGCTGACCCCTACACCTGAGtgattgtgtgtgagagagagtgtgaaagagaaagCTAGAAATAGAGTAGTGTTTCAATTTTCACCACCTACTCTGCAATAGCTGATGTCCCTGTCTGAAGAGCACAGTTTATCTCCCCCATGAAGGACCCAGGGGACTAATAATAGGATGTTGTTGGATGTGGTGATATTTTTTAATAAAGTGTTTCATTTAACATGAAGTGTGTGTTGTTACTCCACAACAACAGTGTGAGTAAAGGGCTATAATAAACAGGGTGgattgagccctgaatgctgattggctgacagccgtggtatatcagaccatataccatgggtatgacgaAACAATTATTTTTACTactacgttggtaaccagtttataatagcaattgCGTCGTGCGTAGGAACAGCccgtagccgtggtatattggacatataccacaccccccccgtgcacatatacccccccccccccccgtgcacatataccacacccccccgtgcacatataccacaccccctcgtgcacatataccacaccccctcgtgcacATATACCACATCCCCCTGTgcacatataccacacccccccgtgcacatataccacaccccctcgtgcacatataccacaccccctcgtgcacATATACCACATCCCCCCGTgcacatataccacaccccctcatgccttatttcttaaatatacagtaccttcagaaactattcattcagacctcttgacttattttacatgttgtgttacagcctgaattcaaaatggattcaataaatatttttctcaaccatctacacacaaacacacaataccctgtaataacaaagtgaaaacatgtttgcaaatgtattgaaaatgaaatctagaaatatctaatttacataactattcacactCCTTTGCTCTGATGCTCCACATTGATCTTGGGTGCATCCAATTtcatttgatcatccttgatgtcacttcaacttgattggagttaacctgtggcaaattcaattgtttggacataatTTTGAAAGAATGTGTGTAGCGAaaggcttgtgcttctagttccgaccatgcagtaatatctaacaagtaatctaacaaattcacaactaccttatacacacacatgtaaagggatgaataggatatgtacatataaatatatggatgagcgatggcgagCGGcagaggcaagatgcagtagatgttatagaatacagtatatccatatgagatgagtaatgtaggatatgtaaacattaaagtggcgttatttaaagtgactagtgatacctttattaagtccaTGTATTTAAGTGGCCaaagatttgagtctgtatgttggcagcagcctctctatgctagtgatggttgtttaacagtctgatggccttgagatagaagctgtttttcagtctctcggtcccagctttgatgcacctgtactgacctcgccttctggatgatagtggggtgaacaggcagtggctcgggtggttgttgtccttgattatctttttggcattcctgtgacatcgggtgctggagggccggtagtttgcccccggtgaagcGTTGTGccgaccgcaccaccctctggagagccttgcggttgagggcggtgcagttgccataccaggcggtgatacagcccgacaggatgctctcgattgtgcatctgtaaaagtttgagagtGTTTTAGATGTCAAgtaacatttcttcagcctcctgaggagattggacattggcgagtattatgctcggaagcggtggatggtgttgttcgccttctgagtctgaccagtaggccgctccgtctgcctctcctgtGGTGaccgcgttgttttgggtcggcctctgggataagatcccatgtccagggtggaggtccgaacaaaggatccaccTCAGGAAAgacatattcctggtcgtaatgatggtagGTTGACATCacttttatatccaatagttcttccaggctgtatgtaataacacttgagatgTTCTGggttaacaatgtaagaaataatacataaaaggacctgaagcgaggcgaccatctctgtcggagCCATCTCAATACTTGTCTacataaggttccacagttgacagtgcatgtcagagcaggaactataccatgaagtccaatgaactgtctgtagatctctgaGATGGAATTGTGATGGGCCATATATCAAGAATGTTGAAAGTTTCctagagcacagtggtctccatcattgggaaattgaaaaGATATGAAACTACCCAGACTGCCTCGAGCTGGCCGTCCGACCAAACCGGTCAAGATGGTCAGGAAACTGAagagaacccaatgaccactctggcAGAACTAAAGAGTTCCTTGgctaagatgggagaacctgccagaaggacaagtCTCTACAGGACTTCACCCATCTGGGCTTTGtgggagtggccagatggaaaccactccAGAGAAAAGGCACTCCTTAAGTTTGGAAAaaggtctgatgagacaaaaatgttgctctttgacctgaatgcaaaTTAAAAGTAAATCTGGGACAACTCAAATTAGTataatatgttatgtttggtatggttacaaaaGACAGGTTACTTAAGACAAAAACAAAAGTGGACAATTTTAGCAAATTAGCAACTTTGtaactactttttagctacgTTGCAACTCGTTAGAaagttagctaac from the Oncorhynchus kisutch isolate 150728-3 unplaced genomic scaffold, Okis_V2 scaffold1570, whole genome shotgun sequence genome contains:
- the LOC116366743 gene encoding U6 snRNA-associated Sm-like protein LSm8: MSTALESYINRTVAIVTSDGRMIVGTLKGFDQTINLILDESHERVFSSSQGVEQVVLGLYIVRGDNVAVIGEIDEDTDSSLDLGNIRAEPLNSIVH